From the Bombus affinis isolate iyBomAffi1 chromosome 4, iyBomAffi1.2, whole genome shotgun sequence genome, the window attaatgataattaatgaGAAATATACGCTAACTGGTGGAAAAGTTTGGATACGGACGCAGtggtgtatgaaatattctgaaATTTTTATACCGTTTCATTTATTAGTCTTCCTATAGATCTCTTTCTTGTAGCCATTCTTCTCTCTTGTAATGTTCGATTCGTTCTCTCGTGATCATTTTACTGTGTGCTTGTGCAACTAAAATTTCCGATTTCTTGTCGCATCTTTTAACTTTACTCGCGCCATATCTACACACTATGCTCAGGGAATAAGAATTAAGTTCGTAGAAGATTTGAAGCTGGTAAGTAAGGCCAAAATTGAAACGTCTAAGCCATAGAAAATGTATTTAAGTGTACGATACTGTAAACTACCTAAAAAAGTAATAAACTATTAAAAAACATGGTCATTTAAAGATCGCGATTCAAGTGTTGATGGAAGGAAGTTTCGTAACGCGACATATACATCTAACGAAGTGTAATAACGAGATTCTTAAGGATTGTATCGTCATAATTGCAAACTACAATGGCCGAAGCTGACAGGTGTAAATGGTGTTCCTTTGAAAAATTGTCGGAGGAAACCAACAGAGAAATCGAAAGACTGTATAAATCTACATTGTGAATTCTTGTTATAAATAGTGATGATGATTTTGTTAATGGTTCGTGTTAGTTCCGCTTAATTAACCAACAAATAAATTAATGATTCATCTGATCGTACaattaatattgtaattaattataGTGTCTAACGGTAGTATCGTTAGTGGTTAACGATATTTTAAGTGATGCATAAAACACTTGGGCATCTCGTGTATAGTGTTGGCAAGTTGGAACCAATCCAAGGTTTCAATTCCTCGCCTAATTACTATGATATCAGCGGTTATTCCCAGTTAACAGTAAAAAGTAACAGTGATTTTCTATAATAACGAAGGAAATAAGAATAAGCCAATAGTAAGCAATAAAATATTTAGGAGATTTATACGTTGAACAGTATTTTCTTACTAGATAAATGGAAGAATACTCTGCAAACATTCTTGTGTATTTTTTTCAAGTAACATCCTTTacttttaattctttaattctgTACACGTTTCGCAAGAACAGCACGGCGTACGATAACAAAAGATAAAAACAGTTCCGTAATATTTAATTGCACTTCTAGCATCATACTTCCTTTCTTTCATGTACGTGATGTAACGTGCGATCTTCGAACGCTCGATAGTAATTAAAAAGATTCGTCGAATCCCAGAAAATGTCTCCTACGACGGTGAACTAATGAGACAGTGGTAGGATCGgtgattatttatttaaaaaatgaatcgATCTAAATAATCGCGTTTCAGACTGCAGTTGGCATTTTTCCCATTTTCATCTTTCTACAAATATGTTATATCTATTAGTGAAATATCTAGCTTTccagtatttatatatttaatattgatatttagaTTGAAAATTTTCAGAGATTCACACGACAATAATTGTGCGacgtttaatgataaatcatgccAATGGACAAAACGTAAAATAAAGTGTAGCAAATTTTATTTAGAAATGTCTGTTAACTACAGTCGAAATTTATTCGTTTTAAGGCAAATTATTTTGTTCTGATATACTACAATTTCTTATTATACCACAATTTCGATTTTGCAAGTATAATATTTGATAGATTTCACGACATACAACGAACGATACAGAAGTATCGGTTcgtttctaattttatatacagATGAGAACACGTTAATGAGTTCTAAGATTACATTAAATTGTTACTTACTTTGCCGTATGACGCCACGATTATTTGCGTCTTTCACTTACCTGTAACAACATCGATTACGACATTAACAAAATTATGCTTGGGTGtgtctttttaaatattaaaacgatACTCGGAATCGTAACAAATTACATCAATATGATTAATAGTAAAATACTAACATAGTAAATGCATAAAATTTAGTAAAATCTATTATTAGAACGTAGCTTCTCCTTTAACACCTATGCATATAGAATTGGTAGTCGACACTAAGATGGACAAACTATTCAATGGTGATTGTTTAGAATAGCGTGCATCTTATCAATTTTGATAAGCTTGAAAATGTAATGCCAAGGTCAACGTTTTGAAAAAAATTTCCCTATACGTATGTACGGATCGCTCATCTTTAGTCTACGTGATATTGTATTAATATCTATAGTATTATCGatttcataaatatatttttatagataagACGACATTTTTCGAATAGCTGTATATATGAACATCCATTGATATCTCATATCTCACAATTTTATCTAATCATACGATAGAAAAACAAGGTAAAAGATTTCATACTATTCTGCCTATTGAACGGTGGAATTTTACAATGTTATTTTTTTCATCATATTATCCGtaacatttatcgaaatattgttTGCACATGCATTACTGTTCGTAAATATTTCCACGCCTCTAAATTATTGccaatatataaaatgtatttcgaacgaagttctttaatttaattttgacCTTTGATCTTACATTGATCAAACAGTCATGCATATATACTTAGAATTAGTAGATATTGTTGGTAGGAAGTAATTGATATCAATTGAAGACTACACGAGAAAAATATCATAAGCTCATTTTCCGACTTTTATATCACTGAACGATTATATGACTTTTATGTTAGAACGATACAGTCTGATAAACTCAAAGACCGAATGATATTAATGTAGTTTCTAtgttaatatttcatttaattaattaacataatgtaattaatcaATATAATTAAATCCATCCCATTCCGTGATAACTATCAAAGTTCATCCTGATCGATCACCGGTGTCGTTCGAAAGAATATCCTCCTCCATTTGTATTCCTATAATCGTTGGAATTGACATAAAATTGTACTTGGTTTTCTCACAGGTATTACCAGCAGACTTCAGCATTTCAATTCTACCGGAGTAACAGCGATCTGGCTGTCACCGATCAATAAAAGCCCTATGAATGATTTCGGATATGACATATCAAACTTTACAGACATCGCTCCAGTCTTCGGTACTCTAGAAGATATCGATGATCTTTTGAAAGAGGCTCATAAAATTGGTTTAAAGGTAAAGCGAAATGAAATTTTGCGAATGACGATCGTTGATCTTAATCGAATCGTACAACATCGTTGAATCGTGTTAAGCAATTAAACAACACGCGTAAAGAACGTGGAGAACGAGAGTTTGTTTTAAAGACAAGTTACGTTAACAATTGTAATTTATTACTTGCTTGTATAACATCGAATTACGATGCATATCAGCACATTTTcaacgcgaaaataataaacatttaCCATAATACAATAAAGCAATAATATTACCATAGAAATTACGTTGAAAAAATCTGGAAATACCTGTAATCATAGCGAtgagataaaatattaaataatatcaatgaataGCAGTTGTCTCAATGCTAATAAGCATTTCTTTGATAGTCGAGTTTGTTGAATTATTAGCACTGGCTCAAATATCGCGGTTATTGATTCGTGCCGCACTTTATCCATGTAAATAATTCAAAATTAGTTtggtaaataatatatatgtagtatcttaatgggtcttagaggaaaggacaagtaatgatgttttgatttaattaataatattcgaagcaacgaaataattacaatgctgtcgtacgtcttattttcagacgcggcttccgacttcccgattcacactctccggcttctacactcgctcgctctcgcttctcaattcacactctgcacaccttttgcatccgttctctccggcttctcaactaatactgactttaacgtctctttgtcttttcccgccgttcgagacacgtgtcccgaaacgcccgtggtcaggatcacgcaggccctttccacgaaactatccacttaaaaagaaccgacgacacattgatgtacccgacgatgccgcggctctcgcgacattgtttacgattcggcagatatcttagacctttcgtccacgatactacatatataatataatatataataaataatataatcaaATATAACAGTATAATATAATAGGCGTGATATAAGATAGTGCAccgttataattataatagttgGTACTTGACGATTTTTAGCTTTTCCAACATGAACAATCCATCCGTCGATTTGATATATTCGTAGGGACTTACAAAATCGCTAGTAATCGTAAAGGATACGgataattttcttcttatttttcagGTTATTTTAGATCTTGTTCCTAATCACACGTCTGACGAGCATCCCTGGTTCGAAAAAAGCGTCAAAAAGGAAGGAAACTATACGGATTACTATATATGGGTCAATGGAATAGGAAAAGACAAGAAGTCACCACCTAACAACTGGGTCAGCGTGTTCAATGGATCAGCATGGACGTATAACGAAACAAGGAAACAATTCTATTTTCATCAATTCTTAAAGTCACAACCAGATTTGAACTACAGAAACCCGGTCGTGCAGGAAGAGATGAAGGTATAGTTCGATCGATTACATTAATATAATTCAAATTGATTCGACGAGACCGCGAATTTCTTTCCATTCTGACTACCGTTTTTGTTTGTAGCTCTCGGTTCTGCTATTCTATGTTTTACCATATCCTATAGTCTATAGAAAGAAAGTAAAGCTAGAGAAAAgtaagataaaagaaaaacaaatttttttcgATGGGCATCGATATCGACGATCGATGGGCTGATTTTTGTGCACAGATttagaaattgagaaagatCATTACGTCATTTTATCCAACATATTTTTCATGAAAAATCGAGAATCTTCCACGTTGGCCATTTTAGTTAGTATCTGCTAGATTATAACAAGAACGATGCGATCGCGTCATTGTGATAAGCGTGccgtttttatttcaatgaatcTACTTTTCCatctttaaataattatttctaacAGAGCGAAACACGTATGGTTATTTTATTTTCGCAGAACATAATGAAATTTTGGTTGGACAAAGGAATTGACGGGTTCCGCATAGATGCTGTACCACACTTGTATGAGCTGAAGGACATAACCAAAAACGAACCAAAGCTTGATCACGTGGATCCCAGTCTCAATGCATCTAATCACGCCTATTACAATCACATTTATACAAAGGACCAGAATGAAACTTACGAATTAGTACAGAGCTGGCGAAATTTCGTGGACGATTATGCGAAACAAAATAATCGTGACGAGATAGTAagagaaagcaaatatatttttgaataattttatctGCCTTGAGAACTATATTCTATTTCGATTTTGTCAATtcgcaatatttaatattttagttTCTTCTTTCGAGTTTTAATCTTTGAACGTGTCAATGAAATGCGGTAGCTTCGCTGGTATTGAGATCTCGATAATATTCAATCCTGCacctttttattaattattaacagaATGTAGAAAGCGCGGAATACTTCACGGATAAAATTTTCAACATTTAAAACCATTAATCCAAATTTGGTCCTATCGCAGAAACCTTATTACCCAAGTAGCCCGTCTCCACGTTAACATTTAATGTTACAGGTGCTTCTGACGGAGGCGTATACTTCTTTATCGAACACGATCAAGTATTACAACTACGGCTCGCACGTCCCattcaatttcaaatttataACGGACGCCGATGCAAATTCCAACGTCTCTCAGTTGAAGAACGTTATAGATAGTTGGATAAATGAAATGCCGCAGGGTACGGCCGCAAATTGGGTGGTAcgtaaatttttaatcaaaccACACAAGAGTCTTTAATAACGTTGAATATGCGTCTTGTTTCCAATGAATAAGACAAAAAATGAGAAATTCTGATTCGTTGGGGAATAAGGAAAATCTGCTCTGTTAATTTAGGGATAAGAAGACGATTAGAACCCTGAACATTCgcttaaatttttcattttaacaaTATTCTTTCGACTACCTAATACTTTCGAATATCAAAAAGAACATCAACTGTGTACAATTTTTGTCGAGTCTAATCAGAAATGAAACTGACGCTTTTCACTGAAAAGTATGTATAACTCCAAGGGATCGAAGATAAATATCATAGAATAAAGAAAATTCGACAAATGCTGAATGTTAAATATCTGGTTGGATTTAGTGCGCGAGTCTATTCCATTGAAAGTATATTTACATAATTATATTTCTATAGATGGGAAACCACGATCGGGTTCGTCTTGGCTCACGTTATCCTGGTAGGGCGGATCAAATGATAATGCTGGAGATGATTTTGCCCGGAGTTGCGGTTACGTACTATGGAGAAGAAATCGGCATGGTGGATATACCTTACATGAAATACGACGTACGCGATGGCTGTCGATCGCCATTCCAATGGGATAACACTACCAGTGCAGGTGAATACACATTTTAGTTTATGGTATTGTGATAATGTAAAGAAGATAGGATGAGATACGTATTTATATGTATCTTGCttcgtttaaaaattatttaaaaacgaTGGTAAAACATCTCTTATATATATTTCACTTACAAATAGTATAAGTATGATCAGTATAGTATAAAGCAAcaagatatttcgaatttgtaaCTTTTGATAAAAAGTTAAAAATCTTCtcttttatcaatattttatcaTGGGATTATCGTATTTACGTGCAAAGTATGATATCGAAGTCAGATGTGTTTTCTTCATTTACGTTTTCCataatattttcacatattcGTTGTGTTGTTCGTTCAATTTCCTCGGGGATGTTGTACCTCAACTTGTTAAGTGTAGTGGATTTATTTTCACAGACCTCCACTTCGAATACTTCCATAGAAAAAATCTAGAATTGTTAAATCAAGCGAACGGGAAACTCGATCAAGCTCAGTTACCACTTTCTGACTGATTTTGATAACAAGTTTTTATTACGATAGCACACTCTTGAGACATGAAACGTTCTATGATAAAATTTAAGATATAAGATATACTACTTTAAATATAAGATGTACTACTATATatatgcgtgtgtgtgtgtgtttttgaTCTTGTTTTGTTTAAAAACTATTTAAAAACGAAATGATACAACTTCTTTATCTACTATCTTTTACTTCCGTTTATTGCTAGGAGAATTTTTAGTTTTGAAATTCCTTTCTACAGTTCAATAACAATTGAAAGGTAAAGAAAGGTATAGCTTTCATATTCAATGGTCTCATATTCATAAATGCAGAATGTTTTATTACCGCAAATGTTAGTAGACTGTGAATTTATAATAGGTTTTGAATTGGGttttgttaatttatttaaattactgGAACCTGCAGCTGCATTCTTGTTTTAACAGTCAATTCTTTTCGCTTCTAAACAAGCTCGTAAACAAATCGGCGgaaattacatatatgtataactgctTAATTATTTCAATGTTACATCGCAGTGACATTTTCTGTTAAGAATCAActaattcatttttatttaacatcatttgtcaaattttatttatttgtttatcatGGGATTTATGagtgaaacgatatatagcatagcAAATACTTTAATCCAGAAAACTTAGATTAAACCATTAGATGTTATACTTAACGTAGGTATTTAACAGTTGGTAAACTCAAATTCTATTCGTAGGTTTCAGTAAAAACAAAACGACATGGCTACCCGTCAACGATAACTACAAAGAGATCAATTTGCAGAAAGAGAGTAACCAGAAGAAGTCTACCTATCAGCTTTACACTAAATTAATCGAATTACGAAAGAGACATACGCTGAAACATGGTTCTCTCATAACGAAAGAATTATCGAAATATGTGCTCGCCGTCCTGCGAGAAACCGAAGCAGAAACTGTATCGCTTTTGATCAATACTTCACAGAACAGAGCTTCAGTGAACTTGACGGAATTGGGCTCAACTAGGGTGAGCGAAAAGCCAACTAAGATACAACTCGGTAGCACGAACTTCGATAAAGAGCCAGGGTAAGTGAAAACAATTATTCGAATCGAATTCTCCTTGTATATTCTAATCAAACATTAAGATCATTTTGAATAAAGTCTAATCGAtcgatataattttaataaagtataaGCAAGATTTAAGTCCGAATATATGTAGCGGGACATACATATAGTGGCTCATGAAAATATTCGAGAATTTATAGaaactttttataaatatattatgtgtgtcatacgaagcattttgaaatttcattaatatgaCAATGGGACACACCTATCGTTgttatatcgataaattttGAATGTATCtgtaaatgtatatagaaattatgGGATATTTATCGCATGCGTTTATTGCACTTTACAATTTGAATGACTAATTATTCGTTACGGTAGTAAGCCAATTTAACGAGGGCAtctgtaatattaattatatgtttCAGACCACTATTTAcgctgtatattaattttaattatttcgatttattaatttcaattgttattaattatttcaatcaTCGAATGCAGCACTAGTGAcataacaataatttatttttcagcATCTCGGTTAATAACTCGATAATCGAACTTCCTGGACAAGCAGCCGTTATTCTGATTTCGTCCGGTGCTAGTTTAACCAGTTACTCAGTCATATCTCTTCTATTCGCAGTGTTGTTTTCCCTTTTCCCATGGTAAAACATAAAAACTCTTTGTCTGCTTTCTACTTACTCGTAGACTTATGTGATATGTGAATTTTAGACATTAAGCTTATTCGATGATGCATTTGTGGTTTGCCGAATTTCATAGCGTTCTTAATAGCGCGTTGTACTTTGTTCTCGTGTTTCACGAACAGTTCGCTTCTTCAGGACAGACTTGATTCCAACTAAAACAGCTTCAGGATTTGCTCTATGAAAGTGAACTGCGATGTTCACTGAAAATACTAGAACGAAGCGTAACGAGTTATTAAAAATGCAATCGAGACTCGAAGAAGTACAAATATGTTATGCAAGTGATATATATCTGTCACGTTTAACGATCGAACAACACGAAGTATTTAACGCGTAAAAAAATGACAACCAAACGGTCAACATATTATCGAATTGTAATTGAATTGTACGAATAATCACGATTGCGATTTGCGCGATAAGATCTCGCGTTGTCGAGCGTAATACACCGATTAGCGTATTATACGAGACAGAGTAGAGTGAGTTATTCTACTGATAATTTTCCCGCATCATTACACCGTCGTTATTCTGTCGTAAATAAACTTGAAAAGTAAATGCGATAATTGTAACGATACTTATGCACTTAAAATTGGAAAATGTTACACTCTAcgaaatacaaataaatatttggACAACGATTACATCGTGTTGCATTATTGTCCCTGAATGATGTAataacgaaagtaaaaagatttgAAAACATTCTCCGAACGTATCTGTCGAAAtgatattcgaagaatattatttaaaatctgtactattatatttacattttctcaggtaaaatattctatttacCGCTCCTAAATATCCGAGAAAACTGAAgtcttattattttcttttcgcCATCCTTGATCTTCTTCGCTTAAAAAATGCTTACAGGTTGTGTAATTGTTACAAATTTAGAATACTCACGGGCCATACGATTGTTAGAAATAAATCATACAGATACATGGCAGGTATTATCAACGTAACGATTAGTTAAATGCTTTGAACAGAAGATTTTAAATTCGTCAAGAGGCTGACGTGGAACGTATGAGCATAGGAAAGACTTACGAGAAGAATTCTTTGAGAAATTGGATAAAGAATTAGTAGACATTGTATTTATCAGAGATATCATCATCTTAGGAGGCCTCTATAGCCACACAGATAG encodes:
- the LOC126915554 gene encoding maltase 1-like, yielding MKNISFVVVVLLVAVGLAAAEIKNKGWWRNAVFYQVYPRSFMDSNGDGIGDLKGITSRLQHFNSTGVTAIWLSPINKSPMNDFGYDISNFTDIAPVFGTLEDIDDLLKEAHKIGLKVILDLVPNHTSDEHPWFEKSVKKEGNYTDYYIWVNGIGKDKKSPPNNWVSVFNGSAWTYNETRKQFYFHQFLKSQPDLNYRNPVVQEEMKNIMKFWLDKGIDGFRIDAVPHLYELKDITKNEPKLDHVDPSLNASNHAYYNHIYTKDQNETYELVQSWRNFVDDYAKQNNRDEIVLLTEAYTSLSNTIKYYNYGSHVPFNFKFITDADANSNVSQLKNVIDSWINEMPQGTAANWVMGNHDRVRLGSRYPGRADQMIMLEMILPGVAVTYYGEEIGMVDIPYMKYDVRDGCRSPFQWDNTTSAGFSKNKTTWLPVNDNYKEINLQKESNQKKSTYQLYTKLIELRKRHTLKHGSLITKELSKYVLAVLRETEAETVSLLINTSQNRASVNLTELGSTRVSEKPTKIQLGSTNFDKEPGISVNNSIIELPGQAAVILISSGASLTSYSVISLLFAVLFSLFPW